A stretch of Bombus huntii isolate Logan2020A chromosome 7, iyBomHunt1.1, whole genome shotgun sequence DNA encodes these proteins:
- the LOC126867916 gene encoding retinol dehydrogenase 13-like isoform X2 — translation MFAAVSKPYILRDYLSGELYENDKKLTDKVIIVTGANTGIGKEIARDLAKREAKVIMACRDMEKCENTRRDIVVESRNKYVYCRPCDLASQKSIRDFAEQFKKEHKKRKLHILINNAGVMRCPKMYTQEGIELQFGVNHIGHFLLTNLLLDTLKDSAPSRIVNVSSSAHKRGKIKFDDLNNEKTYEPGEAYAQSKLANILFTKELANKLKGTGVTVNAVHPGIVRTEITRYMGIYQNFLGRLAVDTLY, via the exons atgtttGCGGCTGTTTCAAAacctt ACATACTTAG AGATTATCTTAGTGGAGAATTATATGagaatgataaaaaattaactgACAAAGTAATTATTGTAACAGGAGCAAATACTGGAATTGGTAAAGAAATAGCTCGTGATTTAGCTAAACGAGAGGCTAAAGTTATAATGGCTTGTAGAGATAtggaaaaatgtgaaaat ACACGCCGTGACATAGTAGTAGAAAGTAGGAATAAATATGTTTATTGTAGACCATGTGATCTAGCATCTCAAAAAAGTATTAGGGATTTTGCAGAGCAATTTAAGAAAG AACACAAGAAAAGAAAGCTTCACATTCTTATAAATAATGCAGGAGTAATGAGATGTCCTAAGATGTATACCCAAGAAGGAATTGAATTGCAATTTGGTGTGAATCATATAGGACACTTTTTACTAACAAATTTATTGTTAGACACTTTAAAAGATTCTGCACCATCAAGGATTGTAAATGTTTCAAGTAGTGCACACAAGCGTGGCAAAATTAAATTCGACGATTTGAATAATGAGAAAACCTATGAGCCTGGCGAAGCATATGCACAGAGCAAATTAGCTAATATTCTATTTACAAAGGAATTGGCAAATAAATTGAAAG GAACTGGTGTTACAGTGAATGCCGTCCATCCTGGTATAGTACGAACAGAAATAACGCGATATATGGGAATTTATCAAAACTTTTTAGGTAGATTGGCTGTAGATACTCTTTATTAA
- the LOC126867916 gene encoding retinol dehydrogenase 13-like isoform X1, whose translation MFAAVSKPFYIYSAGITIIGGGYILRDYLSGELYENDKKLTDKVIIVTGANTGIGKEIARDLAKREAKVIMACRDMEKCENTRRDIVVESRNKYVYCRPCDLASQKSIRDFAEQFKKEHKKRKLHILINNAGVMRCPKMYTQEGIELQFGVNHIGHFLLTNLLLDTLKDSAPSRIVNVSSSAHKRGKIKFDDLNNEKTYEPGEAYAQSKLANILFTKELANKLKGTGVTVNAVHPGIVRTEITRYMGIYQNFLGRLAVDTLY comes from the exons atgtttGCGGCTGTTTCAAAacctttttatatatattcagCCGGTATAACCATCATTGGCGGAGGTTACATACTTAG AGATTATCTTAGTGGAGAATTATATGagaatgataaaaaattaactgACAAAGTAATTATTGTAACAGGAGCAAATACTGGAATTGGTAAAGAAATAGCTCGTGATTTAGCTAAACGAGAGGCTAAAGTTATAATGGCTTGTAGAGATAtggaaaaatgtgaaaat ACACGCCGTGACATAGTAGTAGAAAGTAGGAATAAATATGTTTATTGTAGACCATGTGATCTAGCATCTCAAAAAAGTATTAGGGATTTTGCAGAGCAATTTAAGAAAG AACACAAGAAAAGAAAGCTTCACATTCTTATAAATAATGCAGGAGTAATGAGATGTCCTAAGATGTATACCCAAGAAGGAATTGAATTGCAATTTGGTGTGAATCATATAGGACACTTTTTACTAACAAATTTATTGTTAGACACTTTAAAAGATTCTGCACCATCAAGGATTGTAAATGTTTCAAGTAGTGCACACAAGCGTGGCAAAATTAAATTCGACGATTTGAATAATGAGAAAACCTATGAGCCTGGCGAAGCATATGCACAGAGCAAATTAGCTAATATTCTATTTACAAAGGAATTGGCAAATAAATTGAAAG GAACTGGTGTTACAGTGAATGCCGTCCATCCTGGTATAGTACGAACAGAAATAACGCGATATATGGGAATTTATCAAAACTTTTTAGGTAGATTGGCTGTAGATACTCTTTATTAA